The following proteins are encoded in a genomic region of Gimesia algae:
- a CDS encoding sialidase family protein gives MRHFLILTAILLLMVHAPLHAGSKDTPVATGELLKDFVHPQVNFSPGTESNSEARKYQGIPSIERAPDGRLWAGWYAGPINEDRFNYVMAATSGDDGKTWSDLKFVINPDGDGPRRASDPCFWLDPSGKLWLFWWMNGGGLNVTMSITTENPDAEKPTWTEPRALFPGVMINKPIVTRDGEWLMPAAIWKQDKSCRVMVSPDQGRTWALRGAANVPPDRRNCDEPMLVERQDGSLWLLVRTTGYGIGDSVSTDGGRTWTEVKDHLQQTTSRFYLRRLASGNLLLIKHNGIDERGRGRNHLTAYLSADDGKSWKGGLLLDARDTVSYPDATQAPDGTIYVIYDWNRADEKHILMTTFTEADVLSGKYGSSVARQRVLINHATGINPKPWRKKQRVTSLNQHEKAAAQLKGPGTELKPVNGEIRDVKLGEAIFSNRSYTFHDQLPQFLHGGHFVFSTMENTEVVCNTPGVVYTVTPLPERNKDSVTKELQEQGFELAAVPEFVLFLMPGGREIPGNVCSVYQRRVAAGDRIKVGKWGVLFTTPR, from the coding sequence ATGAGACATTTTCTGATTCTCACCGCCATCCTGCTGTTAATGGTGCACGCTCCCCTGCACGCGGGTTCGAAGGATACCCCTGTCGCCACCGGAGAACTGTTAAAAGACTTTGTTCATCCGCAAGTCAATTTCAGCCCGGGGACAGAATCAAACTCGGAGGCGCGAAAATATCAGGGCATCCCGTCAATTGAACGCGCACCGGACGGTCGCCTGTGGGCAGGCTGGTATGCCGGACCGATTAATGAAGACCGCTTCAACTACGTGATGGCCGCCACCAGCGGCGACGATGGCAAGACGTGGAGCGATCTGAAATTCGTAATCAACCCCGATGGCGATGGACCACGCCGCGCTTCGGATCCCTGCTTCTGGCTTGATCCTTCCGGCAAACTGTGGTTGTTCTGGTGGATGAACGGCGGAGGCCTGAACGTGACGATGTCGATCACCACTGAGAATCCTGATGCGGAAAAACCCACCTGGACCGAACCACGGGCGTTGTTCCCCGGCGTAATGATCAATAAACCGATCGTCACCAGGGACGGTGAATGGCTCATGCCAGCCGCGATCTGGAAGCAGGACAAAAGTTGTCGTGTCATGGTTTCCCCCGATCAAGGTCGTACCTGGGCTCTGCGCGGTGCTGCCAACGTTCCGCCCGACCGTCGCAATTGCGATGAACCGATGCTCGTCGAACGACAGGACGGCTCTCTCTGGCTGCTGGTCCGCACCACCGGCTACGGAATCGGCGATTCCGTCTCCACCGACGGCGGGCGTACGTGGACCGAAGTGAAAGATCATCTCCAGCAAACCACTTCCCGCTTCTATCTCCGGCGACTGGCGTCCGGAAATCTGTTGTTGATCAAGCATAACGGAATCGACGAACGCGGACGTGGACGTAATCATCTGACCGCCTACCTGTCCGCTGATGACGGTAAATCGTGGAAAGGAGGGCTGCTGCTGGATGCACGTGATACGGTTTCCTACCCGGACGCCACCCAGGCTCCCGATGGAACCATTTACGTGATTTACGACTGGAACCGTGCGGACGAGAAACACATTCTGATGACGACGTTCACTGAAGCTGATGTTCTGTCTGGCAAATATGGAAGTTCCGTAGCGCGTCAGCGTGTACTCATCAACCATGCAACCGGCATCAACCCGAAGCCCTGGCGGAAGAAGCAGCGTGTCACTTCACTGAATCAGCATGAAAAAGCGGCAGCGCAGCTAAAGGGCCCCGGTACAGAACTGAAACCCGTAAACGGAGAAATACGCGACGTGAAACTCGGTGAGGCGATCTTCAGCAACCGCAGTTATACCTTCCACGATCAGTTGCCACAGTTCCTGCACGGCGGGCACTTTGTATTCAGTACGATGGAGAATACCGAAGTCGTCTGTAACACACCGGGTGTGGTCTATACCGTGACGCCGCTGCCGGAACGCAACAAAGACAGCGTCACGAAAGAATTACAGGAACAGGGATTCGAACTGGCTGCCGTTCCCGAATTCGTACTGTTTCTGATGCCAGGCGGACGCGAGATCCCCGGCAATGTCTGTTCGGTCTATCAACGTCGCGTCGCAGCAGGCGACCGAATCAAGGTCGGCAAATGGGGCGTTCTGTTCACAACACCACGATAA
- a CDS encoding DUF927 domain-containing protein, which yields MSHNKKNSENENTDQKQFVYDLREFHRTEEGTFEEVAVKNGKPVYRPLASHAISISKIFFKINNRGVDVLYELRFRTGRGPVVVRVSHTDLNDEKSFLNIAPPGFSLASIHRAFHKLREMLMLDIKKAKHVAVLTQLGWFRWKGKPIFAHAGGIICSEMDVSGVTCDSNIGTSQIFALTDIDEACSDVPILVDRDISIEEIYVELPEQFSKYKFDEPKSKKEIQKAVKNTLSLLKLGDANVTYITVAAVFFAALRNPRFALFLYGETGSLKTAFAMLLLSFFVKDPQESDLASFKSTENALRARFSASGNVPVVVDDFIEPPGSRQSSPMVQKADNVIRSIVNANGKERAAQDGSLRPNDRPLGLIIVTGEQFPSGLESLKRRTVNVQIDQSCFEEAIQGSRPNRFSDIQQLAADGTFTKSMAAFLAWSAKDNDMLQEYLNDPGHGLKMNDKLHRRLPDAANDILSGMGAFLTFAYDLEVISNEEFNEHATAMREAVDAMLDRAYLESLEDCPTEAFSHLLKSSMSSLNCHIEVEDIEYYVDQDEAIPLQLLGYTIQETQVEQEIESDDGAGVETEWVTKTVYRPHGSRIGTLKNECIDLIPEAALAAANSIANRSGTSILPNKKSFGKNLAAENWIATKDKDRNTCTVRVGSVTMGVWRIHAFRLFEPHLAWGTFDVEYYNEMSAVQRQQEREKQRNGRIQKFRERLANYQADQLLNPHLTEEDRQNLITPDPPEDGDMSGKDGSSNQSKPYPPQTPPIPGHDDMDEHGLLA from the coding sequence ATGTCGCATAATAAAAAAAATAGTGAGAATGAAAATACAGATCAAAAACAATTCGTATATGATCTTCGTGAATTCCATCGTACTGAAGAAGGAACTTTTGAAGAGGTCGCCGTGAAAAATGGCAAGCCTGTATACAGGCCTCTTGCCAGCCATGCTATTAGTATTTCGAAAATTTTCTTCAAAATCAATAATCGTGGGGTGGATGTCTTATATGAACTTAGATTTCGTACTGGTAGGGGACCAGTAGTGGTGCGCGTTAGTCATACGGATCTCAACGACGAAAAATCGTTTCTGAATATTGCCCCACCTGGATTCTCTCTAGCTTCCATTCATCGTGCTTTTCATAAACTCCGTGAAATGTTAATGCTCGACATTAAAAAAGCGAAACACGTCGCAGTGTTGACACAGTTGGGGTGGTTTCGCTGGAAAGGAAAACCAATATTTGCTCATGCAGGGGGGATAATTTGTTCCGAAATGGATGTTTCTGGAGTCACATGTGATAGCAATATCGGAACTTCGCAAATCTTTGCCCTGACTGACATTGATGAGGCATGTTCCGATGTTCCGATTTTGGTCGATAGAGACATCTCTATTGAAGAAATTTATGTTGAACTACCGGAACAATTCTCCAAGTATAAATTTGATGAGCCAAAATCCAAAAAAGAAATTCAGAAGGCTGTTAAAAATACCCTCTCTCTACTCAAACTAGGAGATGCAAATGTAACTTATATTACGGTAGCTGCTGTATTTTTTGCAGCTCTTCGAAATCCACGTTTTGCACTGTTCCTATACGGCGAGACTGGTTCTCTTAAAACAGCCTTTGCGATGTTGCTTCTGTCATTCTTTGTCAAGGATCCACAAGAATCTGATCTAGCAAGTTTCAAGTCCACAGAAAACGCGCTTCGTGCCCGTTTCTCGGCAAGTGGAAATGTGCCAGTTGTGGTCGATGACTTTATAGAGCCACCTGGCTCACGCCAAAGCTCGCCTATGGTCCAAAAAGCCGATAATGTTATCCGCTCAATTGTGAATGCTAATGGTAAAGAGCGTGCTGCTCAGGATGGGTCACTCAGGCCAAATGATCGTCCGTTGGGATTGATTATTGTTACTGGAGAACAGTTCCCATCGGGTCTCGAATCACTAAAGCGGAGAACTGTTAACGTACAAATTGATCAATCTTGTTTTGAAGAGGCGATCCAAGGGTCTCGTCCAAATAGATTCTCTGATATTCAGCAGCTAGCAGCGGATGGAACCTTCACAAAATCAATGGCCGCGTTTCTTGCCTGGTCGGCAAAAGATAATGACATGTTACAAGAGTATCTCAATGATCCAGGGCATGGTCTAAAAATGAACGATAAGTTACATCGTCGTTTACCGGACGCCGCAAATGACATCCTGTCTGGAATGGGAGCGTTTCTCACGTTTGCCTATGATCTTGAGGTAATCTCAAACGAAGAGTTTAATGAACATGCAACTGCAATGCGTGAGGCAGTCGATGCGATGTTGGATCGAGCATACCTGGAATCTCTAGAAGACTGTCCAACGGAAGCCTTCAGTCATTTACTAAAGTCATCTATGTCATCACTTAATTGCCATATTGAAGTAGAAGACATTGAATATTATGTAGACCAGGACGAGGCCATACCACTGCAACTGTTGGGATATACTATTCAGGAAACACAAGTTGAACAAGAAATTGAGAGTGATGATGGGGCAGGTGTTGAAACTGAATGGGTCACGAAAACCGTTTATCGTCCACATGGATCTAGAATTGGAACTTTGAAAAATGAATGTATTGATTTAATTCCCGAAGCAGCCCTAGCAGCAGCTAACAGCATAGCAAATAGGTCTGGTACATCGATTCTACCAAACAAAAAATCCTTCGGGAAGAATCTTGCTGCAGAGAATTGGATTGCTACGAAGGATAAGGATCGGAATACATGCACAGTCCGCGTGGGGTCTGTCACGATGGGTGTCTGGCGAATACATGCATTTCGGTTGTTCGAGCCTCACCTGGCATGGGGAACTTTTGACGTTGAGTACTATAACGAGATGTCAGCGGTTCAACGACAACAAGAACGCGAGAAACAACGTAATGGAAGAATCCAAAAGTTTCGAGAACGTCTTGCAAATTATCAGGCGGATCAATTGCTAAACCCACATTTAACAGAGGAAGATCGCCAAAACTTGATAACTCCTGATCCACCAGAAGATGGCGATATGTCAGGAAAAGATGGGAGTTCGAATCAAAGCAAACCTTATCCTCCTCAAACGCCGCCCATCCCTGGACATGATGATATGGATGAGCATGGGCTTTTGGCATGA
- a CDS encoding phage NrS-1 polymerase family protein codes for MRPVIQTNLSAIPNRLAEHDQWVCWRYARPSSGNQHRWCKVPISPNTGKPAKVTSPSSWSDLGSAITCFEESDSNLDGIGFVFTHDDPFVGIDLDNCFDMNSGGMTPWAQLLVDELDSYTEVSPSGTGVKCILRSSKKVLGRRKSSPGIEIYSSGRFFTITGDQIGNQPEPVDRTEQILKVHAEHFPVAGSQISAINYQPTNLLTTPDSQIIKSAVSARNGTKFRDLMLGCLSHHQNNHSEADLGLCRILAFWCGPNPCQIDRLFRKSKLFRDKWDQSHFADGTTYGQATVQRAILAQGGTFFRWKIGKNRK; via the coding sequence ATGAGACCTGTCATACAAACAAACCTCTCCGCTATTCCTAATCGCTTAGCGGAACATGACCAATGGGTCTGCTGGCGATACGCCAGACCAAGTAGCGGGAACCAGCACCGTTGGTGCAAGGTGCCAATCTCCCCCAATACTGGGAAACCTGCCAAGGTAACTTCGCCGTCTTCCTGGTCAGATCTTGGCTCTGCAATTACCTGTTTCGAAGAAAGCGATTCCAACTTGGACGGAATTGGATTTGTGTTTACGCACGATGATCCATTCGTCGGGATTGATCTGGATAATTGTTTCGACATGAATTCCGGTGGCATGACTCCGTGGGCTCAGTTGCTCGTTGACGAGCTTGATTCCTACACAGAGGTCTCGCCTTCGGGTACAGGAGTCAAGTGCATCCTGAGATCCTCAAAGAAAGTCCTGGGTAGAAGAAAATCCTCTCCTGGAATTGAGATTTATAGTTCTGGTCGATTTTTTACTATCACAGGGGATCAAATAGGAAACCAACCTGAGCCCGTTGACCGCACAGAACAGATCCTGAAAGTCCACGCAGAGCATTTTCCTGTCGCTGGGTCTCAGATTTCTGCGATAAATTACCAGCCTACGAATCTTCTAACCACTCCTGATTCACAAATTATAAAGTCGGCAGTCTCTGCAAGGAACGGAACAAAGTTTCGAGACCTCATGTTAGGATGCTTGTCACACCACCAGAATAATCATAGTGAGGCCGACCTTGGGCTCTGTCGTATCCTGGCGTTTTGGTGTGGTCCCAATCCCTGTCAGATAGATCGTCTCTTTCGCAAAAGCAAATTATTTCGGGACAAATGGGATCAATCACACTTTGCCGATGGCACAACCTACGGTCAGGCGACCGTCCAGCGAGCGATTCTCGCCCAGGGCGGTACATTCTTTCGCTGGAAAATCGGTAAGAATAGGAAATAG
- a CDS encoding DNA adenine methylase: MDRSKSYRRKTEIIEMIFIIPKNYSELVMNQTMETWHDPKGPKPPIAWIGGKYYLAKWIIEQMPDHRVYIEPFSGMANVLLKKHPSEVEYFNDLDGRITNFFQVIRDSSTFEVFQRLCELTPYSREEFKDVCESEEPTNPVERAHWFFVRCRQARGGMGSGNLTKNAWATSTRTRREMPEPVSKYLSAVDGLSKVADRFRCVMVEQLPAIELIQKYDSSDALLYCDPPYPRSTLSGKSKPLYGFDMTDVEHECLLNALKQCKGKVLISSYDSRLYREQLTNWNCVEKSTHVQFSNSSQNRTELLWKNY, from the coding sequence ATGGATCGAAGTAAATCATATCGTAGAAAAACAGAAATCATTGAAATGATTTTTATCATCCCCAAAAACTACAGCGAATTAGTAATGAATCAGACTATGGAAACTTGGCATGATCCTAAGGGGCCAAAACCACCAATTGCGTGGATCGGTGGGAAATACTACCTAGCGAAATGGATCATCGAACAGATGCCCGATCACAGGGTATATATTGAGCCCTTTAGTGGAATGGCTAACGTCCTTCTGAAAAAGCATCCAAGTGAAGTCGAATATTTTAACGACCTCGACGGTCGTATCACAAATTTCTTCCAAGTGATTCGGGATTCTTCTACTTTTGAAGTGTTTCAGCGTCTTTGTGAATTAACTCCCTATAGCAGGGAAGAGTTTAAGGATGTGTGTGAGTCTGAAGAGCCAACAAACCCTGTTGAAAGAGCCCACTGGTTCTTTGTTCGCTGTCGTCAGGCTCGTGGTGGTATGGGGAGTGGCAATCTCACGAAAAATGCATGGGCAACGAGTACAAGAACACGCCGTGAAATGCCCGAGCCGGTATCAAAGTACCTGTCTGCAGTCGATGGATTGAGTAAAGTAGCCGATAGGTTTCGATGTGTCATGGTTGAGCAACTCCCGGCCATTGAACTTATTCAAAAGTATGACAGTTCTGATGCTTTGTTGTACTGTGATCCTCCCTATCCACGTTCTACGCTCTCAGGGAAAAGCAAACCATTATATGGCTTTGACATGACAGACGTAGAACATGAATGCCTGTTAAATGCGCTCAAACAATGTAAGGGAAAAGTCCTGATCAGCAGCTATGATTCTCGACTGTACCGCGAGCAACTAACCAACTGGAACTGTGTTGAAAAATCCACCCATGTTCAATTTTCAAATTCTAGCCAAAACCGCACTGAGCTCCTATGGAAAAACTACTGA
- a CDS encoding DUF1501 domain-containing protein: MAVKPCSGPVNRREFMRIGSLCLGGLSLSQLLALRTEAGQLRQDTSVILLFLHGGPSQLETYDLKPEAPSDYRSLFNPISTNVPGMDICELFSRQAKIADKFSLVRSLHHDVGIHSDGGIIVLTGKRPSKLDPSSGSKSEHPDFGSVTSAVRGLSDKGTPPYVSIPSKFYMVQPTYLGMQHGPFEATEPSSASYRPPSLKLQAGLDGQHLVERRQLLRQFDRLRNDLDLNGDLAGNDKFRDLAFQMLTSPDAASSFEIDREPDSLRDRYGRNMWGQGCLLARRLAEAGCGVVSLFFNTPKTGQEFTNWDDHVLNAGRPGHFAKYMKVRLPYMDQALATLIEDIHERSLEKKIMVVAVGEFGRTPRLSSNNSGTGRNHWPQAYTALFSGGNLKMGQVVGATNSKAEYPTHSPYTPQDMLATIYQHLGIDFTQSLVDHQGRPIPILPHGTPIAELI, encoded by the coding sequence ATGGCGGTCAAACCATGTAGCGGACCGGTGAATCGTCGGGAATTCATGCGAATTGGTTCCTTATGCCTGGGCGGGTTATCGCTCTCACAACTGCTGGCATTACGTACTGAAGCAGGTCAGCTGCGGCAGGACACATCCGTGATCCTCTTGTTTTTACATGGTGGACCTTCGCAGCTGGAGACTTACGACCTGAAACCGGAAGCTCCCTCGGACTATCGTTCTCTCTTTAATCCGATTTCGACCAATGTGCCGGGTATGGATATCTGCGAGCTCTTTTCCCGGCAGGCTAAAATCGCCGATAAATTCTCTCTGGTTCGATCCTTACACCATGATGTGGGAATCCACAGCGACGGTGGCATCATTGTACTGACAGGCAAGCGTCCCTCCAAACTGGATCCTTCGTCTGGATCAAAAAGCGAACATCCTGATTTTGGATCCGTCACCAGCGCTGTGCGAGGTTTGTCGGACAAGGGGACGCCCCCCTATGTCTCGATCCCTTCAAAGTTTTATATGGTACAACCAACTTACCTCGGCATGCAGCACGGTCCCTTTGAAGCCACCGAACCCTCGTCTGCAAGTTATCGCCCGCCTTCCCTGAAACTACAGGCCGGTCTGGATGGCCAGCATCTGGTCGAACGTCGCCAGTTATTAAGACAGTTCGACCGTCTGCGGAACGACCTGGATCTCAACGGTGACCTGGCAGGCAACGATAAATTCCGTGATCTGGCTTTTCAAATGCTGACCAGCCCTGATGCAGCCAGCTCATTTGAAATTGATCGAGAACCGGACAGTCTGCGTGACCGCTATGGTCGTAACATGTGGGGACAGGGCTGCCTGCTGGCCCGCCGACTCGCGGAAGCCGGTTGTGGCGTTGTCTCCCTGTTCTTCAATACTCCCAAGACCGGTCAGGAATTTACGAACTGGGATGATCATGTTTTAAACGCCGGGCGCCCCGGACATTTCGCGAAGTATATGAAAGTCCGTCTGCCCTATATGGATCAGGCACTGGCGACACTTATCGAAGACATTCATGAACGAAGTCTGGAGAAAAAAATCATGGTGGTGGCAGTCGGCGAATTTGGTCGCACGCCCCGACTCTCATCCAATAACTCGGGAACCGGTCGAAACCATTGGCCCCAGGCTTACACTGCACTCTTCTCTGGTGGTAATCTAAAAATGGGACAGGTCGTCGGTGCCACCAACTCTAAAGCAGAGTACCCCACACACTCACCCTACACGCCACAGGATATGCTGGCTACTATCTACCAGCACCTGGGCATTGATTTTACCCAGTCTCTGGTTGACCACCAGGGACGACCGATTCCCATTCTACCGCATGGGACACCAATCGCCGAATTGATCTGA
- a CDS encoding 3'-5' exonuclease, which produces MQFRIAHTFTDSLTKLTGEEQKSVKMTAFDLQMDPSGPGLQFHRIDGAKDKHFWSVRVNRDIRLIIHKTEASFLLCYVDHHDDAYDWAERRKLEIHPKTGAAQMVEIRETVKEITVPRYVESVEPSNSPKLFESLDESELLKYGIPVDWIDDVHNATEDSLFELIEHLPEEAAEVLLELATGGKPQLVQTTSGAVNPFDHPDAQRRFHVVTNQEELRLALNYPWEKWLVFLHPEQRKLVQKQYNGPVKVSGSAGTGKTVVALHRAAYLAEKNPQARLLVTTFSEALAEALKNKLRYLIGNSPKLFERVEVHSIDQTGYRLYSANIGNPDLIDKSDLSKMLQEASEFEGTHRFSQQFIWSEWNDIVDAWQLDSWEMYRDVSRLGRKTRLGEKQRSQLWTIFERVRNKLTEQNLLTKASMFSEITKYLQQEHKCPYDYAIVDESQDFGIPEMKFLSAMGSSHPDSLFFAGDLGQRIFQLPFSWMSLGIDIRGRSHTLHINYRTSHQIRGQADRLLPVELSDVDGNTENRKGTVSAFSGPNPTIRIFDSEDLEIDGVVQWLRDRIAEGVQAEEIGLIVRSENEINRASKVIESLGLKAVILGDSIETNPDSVSVLTMHLAKGLEFRVVAVMACDDEVVPLQSRLESITDESDLEEVYNTERHLLYVACTRARDQLMVSGVDPASEFLDDLKEDN; this is translated from the coding sequence ATGCAATTCAGAATCGCACATACATTCACTGATAGTCTGACTAAACTGACTGGTGAAGAACAAAAATCTGTCAAGATGACTGCATTTGACCTTCAAATGGACCCGTCTGGGCCAGGACTGCAATTTCATAGAATTGATGGAGCTAAAGACAAACACTTCTGGTCGGTACGTGTTAACCGCGACATTAGGCTCATCATACACAAAACAGAAGCCAGTTTTTTATTATGTTATGTAGACCATCACGATGATGCATATGACTGGGCTGAGCGGCGTAAGCTTGAGATTCACCCTAAAACAGGTGCCGCACAGATGGTTGAAATTCGAGAAACCGTCAAAGAAATCACTGTTCCTAGATATGTTGAGAGTGTGGAACCGTCCAACTCACCGAAATTATTTGAAAGCCTGGACGAATCAGAATTACTTAAATATGGGATTCCAGTTGACTGGATTGATGATGTTCATAATGCAACCGAAGATTCATTATTTGAGTTAATCGAGCATCTACCAGAAGAAGCCGCAGAAGTATTACTTGAACTCGCCACAGGTGGTAAGCCGCAACTAGTCCAGACTACTTCTGGTGCAGTAAACCCATTTGATCACCCAGATGCACAACGACGTTTTCATGTAGTTACAAATCAAGAGGAACTTCGCTTAGCACTCAACTATCCTTGGGAAAAATGGTTAGTCTTCCTGCATCCTGAACAACGAAAACTTGTTCAAAAACAATACAATGGCCCAGTAAAGGTTTCAGGGTCAGCAGGAACAGGAAAAACCGTTGTTGCCCTACATAGGGCCGCCTACCTGGCTGAAAAGAACCCTCAAGCAAGATTACTTGTGACAACATTTAGCGAGGCACTTGCGGAAGCATTAAAAAACAAGCTCCGCTACCTCATCGGTAATTCACCTAAGCTTTTCGAAAGAGTTGAAGTCCATTCGATTGATCAAACAGGTTACCGGCTTTATTCAGCCAATATTGGCAATCCTGATCTGATCGATAAATCTGATCTTAGTAAGATGTTACAGGAAGCATCTGAATTCGAAGGCACACATCGCTTTAGTCAACAATTTATCTGGTCGGAATGGAATGATATTGTTGATGCATGGCAGCTTGATAGTTGGGAGATGTATCGAGATGTATCTCGTCTAGGACGTAAAACACGCTTAGGAGAAAAACAGCGGAGTCAGTTATGGACGATCTTTGAGAGAGTGAGAAATAAATTAACTGAGCAAAACCTTCTCACAAAAGCATCAATGTTTTCTGAAATAACAAAATATTTACAGCAGGAACACAAATGCCCTTATGATTATGCAATTGTGGACGAGTCTCAAGACTTTGGGATTCCTGAAATGAAATTCCTATCAGCGATGGGATCTTCCCACCCGGACAGTTTATTTTTTGCTGGAGATCTTGGCCAACGTATTTTTCAACTACCTTTTTCATGGATGTCACTGGGGATTGATATTCGTGGGCGTAGTCATACATTGCACATCAACTATCGCACATCACATCAAATACGAGGCCAGGCAGACCGATTATTGCCGGTAGAACTATCGGATGTTGATGGCAATACGGAAAATCGTAAAGGTACGGTTTCTGCATTTAGCGGGCCAAACCCCACGATTAGAATCTTTGATTCAGAAGATCTGGAAATCGATGGTGTTGTGCAATGGTTACGTGATCGTATCGCAGAGGGAGTCCAAGCTGAGGAGATTGGTCTCATTGTCCGCTCTGAAAATGAAATCAACAGAGCTTCTAAAGTGATTGAATCACTTGGGCTCAAAGCGGTAATCCTTGGAGATAGTATTGAGACTAATCCTGATTCTGTTTCAGTTTTGACAATGCATCTTGCCAAAGGCCTGGAATTTAGAGTAGTCGCTGTTATGGCCTGCGATGATGAGGTTGTTCCTCTGCAATCACGACTAGAATCGATCACAGACGAATCCGATCTCGAAGAAGTCTACAATACAGAAAGACATTTACTTTACGTAGCCTGCACACGTGCACGTGACCAACTCATGGTTTCGGGAGTCGATCCTGCCTCAGAGTTTTTGGATGATCTCAAAGAAGACAATTAA
- a CDS encoding DDE-type integrase/transposase/recombinase: MSKIFHPLLALIASSTDRELAKYVEFLKHENRILRSRLPKQVHTTADERRTLLRYGKVIGRAIEELVSIVSPATFKRWIREEKSGRTKTKNSKGGRRKPRELRELVIEIALKTGFGYTRIIGELRKLGIKKISRQTVRNILKEEGIKPGPDRTSDSWSDFLKRHGETLWGCDFFSVKSVTTKGIRDLYVMVFLCLQTREAIVTESTEHPNSTWVCEQTQKFIEQSRGRDAKPTMIIHDRDGKYTKEFTKTLQQSGIQTNPLPKASPNLNGRCERFIETIKLECLAKFIIFGKQHLDHLVSGFTSYYNTCRSHTARDHLPPIRELPDEVVVLSRDEIQVVSHVGGLVKSFEQKAA, translated from the coding sequence ATGTCCAAGATTTTCCACCCACTGCTTGCTTTAATCGCCTCATCAACTGATCGTGAACTCGCCAAATATGTTGAATTCTTGAAGCATGAGAATCGGATTCTACGTTCACGTCTTCCCAAACAAGTCCACACCACTGCAGATGAACGACGAACTTTGTTGCGATATGGCAAAGTTATCGGCCGAGCGATCGAAGAACTCGTTTCAATCGTCAGTCCGGCTACATTTAAGCGTTGGATCAGAGAAGAGAAATCCGGAAGGACTAAAACGAAAAACTCTAAAGGTGGTCGTCGAAAACCAAGAGAACTCCGAGAGTTAGTAATTGAGATCGCACTGAAAACTGGTTTTGGTTATACCCGAATCATAGGCGAGTTAAGAAAACTCGGAATCAAGAAAATCAGCCGACAGACAGTGCGAAACATTTTGAAAGAAGAGGGCATTAAACCTGGTCCTGATCGCACCTCTGATTCATGGTCTGATTTCCTGAAAAGACACGGTGAAACACTTTGGGGTTGTGACTTCTTTTCCGTGAAATCAGTGACAACAAAAGGCATCCGTGATCTTTATGTCATGGTGTTTCTCTGCCTACAAACACGGGAAGCGATCGTCACCGAATCAACTGAACATCCTAACTCAACCTGGGTTTGTGAACAGACTCAGAAATTCATTGAACAGAGCAGGGGACGAGATGCAAAACCAACAATGATCATTCACGATCGAGATGGGAAATACACAAAGGAATTCACCAAGACTTTGCAGCAATCCGGCATACAAACAAATCCACTTCCGAAAGCTTCACCTAATCTGAACGGTCGATGTGAGAGATTTATTGAGACGATCAAGTTAGAATGCCTGGCGAAGTTTATCATTTTTGGCAAGCAGCATCTCGATCATCTGGTCTCTGGGTTCACTTCGTACTACAACACCTGTCGCTCGCATACAGCAAGAGACCATCTTCCACCGATACGAGAGCTTCCAGACGAAGTGGTTGTATTATCGCGAGATGAAATCCAAGTGGTATCACATGTCGGTGGTCTAGTAAAATCATTTGAGCAAAAAGCAGCTTAA